Within Sphingobium sp. SCG-1, the genomic segment GGCGGCGGCTTCGCACTGGCGCGGTCGGCGGACAGGATCAGCCTTGCCGACATCGTTGAAGCGGTGGAAGGCCCGATTGCCATGACGGCCTGTGTCGAGGAAAGCGCCGCCCGCCATGATTGCGCGTTGGAAAGCAGTTGCCGCGTTCGCCCGCATTGGGGTGCCGTCAATGGCGCCATTCGCGGTGCGCTGGCCGGCGTGTCGCTGAACAGCCTTTCAAGAGAAGCCGTATGACCGAAGATATCACCACCGTCCGCAACGCCGAAGCACAGGAGGCCGTCGACCGCGCCTCAACCTATGAGTTCGGCTGGGCGAGCGACATTGAGCAGGACTTTGCGCCCAAGGGGCTGAACGAAGACACGGTACGCTTCATTTCGGCCAAGAAGAATGAGCCCCAGTGGATGCTGGACTGGCGGCTTAAGGCGTTTGCCATGTGGCAGAAGATGACGCCGCCGGACTGGGCCAAGCTGAACGTGCCGCCGATCGACTATCAGGACGCCTATTATTACGCCGCGCCCAAGGCGAAGCCGGAGTTGAACTCGCTGGACGAGGTCGATCCGGAAATCCTGCGCACATATGAGAAGCTGGGTATCCCAATCGCGGAGCAGGAAATGCTCGCCGGGGTGAAGGGTTCGCGCAAGATCGCGGTGGACGCCGTGTTTGACAGCGTGTCCGTCGCCACCACTTTCCGCAAGGAACTGGAAGAGGCGGGCGTGATCTTTCGCTCGATTAGCGAGGCGGTGCGCGAATATCCGGAACTCGTGAAGGCGTGGCTCGGCAAGATCGTGCCGATGCATGACAATTACTTTGCGACGTTGAATTGCGCGGTCTTTTCGGACGGGACGTTCGTCTACATCCCCGAGGGCGTGCGATGCCCGATGGAGCTTTCCACCTATTTCCGGATCAATGCGGAGAATACCGGGCAATTCGAGCGGACGCTGATCATTGCGGAGAAGGGCAGCTATGTGTCCTATCTCGAAGGCTGCACCGCGCCGATGCGCGACGAGAACCAGTTGCACGCCGCCGTAGTCGAACTGGTCGCGCTGGACGATGCGGAGATCAAATATTCGACCGTGCAGAACTGGTATCCGGGTGACGCAGACGGCAAGGGCGGCATCTATAATTTCGTGACCAAGCGTGGGCTGTGTCAGGGGAAGAACAGCAAGATCAGCTGGACGCAGGTCGAAACCGGCTCCGCGATCACCTGGAAATATCCCTCTTGCGTGCTGGCTGGGGAGAACAGCGTTGGTGAGTTTTACTCCGTCGCGCTGACCAATAACATGCAGCAGGCCGATACCGGCACGAAGATGATCCATCTGGGCAAAGGCTCCCGCTCGACCATCGTGTCGAAGGGGATCAGCGCGGGCCGGTCGAACAACACCTATCGCGGACTGGTGCGCGTCGGCGCGACAGCGGAGGGCGTGCGCAACTTCACGCAGTGCGACAGCCTGCTGCTGGGCGACCAGTGCGGCGCGCACACCGTGCCTTATATCGAAGTGAAGAACCCCTCGGCGCAGATCGAGCATGAGGCCACGACGTCGAAGATTTCGGATGATCAGTTGTTTTACGCGATGCAGCGCGGTCTGGACACAGAGAGCGCGGTGTCGCTGATCGTGAACGGTTTTGCGAAGGAAGTGCTGCAACAGTTGCCCATGGAGTTTGCGGTCGAGGCACAGAAGCTGCTGGGGATTTCGCTGGAGGGGTCTGTTGGGTAACGCCTTCTTCTTCGACGGCACGAGATATTGGTCAGAAGGAGACGAAAAGGCTCACTTCGACTTGCTAGCTGCCATTGCCTGTATCCAAAGCGTTAAGGGTCAAGGAACGCGGGTTTATTTGGATATCGATCGGGCTAATGTTTCCGATCACGACCTGCGTGAACTGAAAGCTGTCTATCGTCGATATAAAGGCGATGTGTCCCAATTGACGGGAATAAGAACTAATGCTCCGAATTAATAACCTCACCAATGCCATCGACGGCAAGGCTATCCTCAAGGGCCTCTCGCTGACCCTGAACGCCGGCGAAATCCATGCGATTATGGGTCCAAACGGCGCGGGCAAGTCTACGCTGGCTTATACATTGGGCGGCCGGCCCGGTTATGAGGTTACGGGCGGCAGTGCTACCTTCGAGGGCGCGGACCTTCTGGATATGGACCCGCATGAGCGGGCCGCGGCGGGGTTGTTCCTGGGCTTTCAGTATCCGGTGGAAATCCCCGGCGTGTCCAATCTTCAGTTCCTGCGCGAAAGCCTGAACAGCCAGCGCAAGGCGCGCGGGCAAGCGCCGCTGTCCGGCGGCGAGTTCATCAAGCTCGCCAAGGAAAAAGCGGCGCTGCTCGGGCTGGATATGGAGATGCTCAAACGGCCGGTAAACGTCGGCTTTTCGGGCGGCGAAAAGAAGCGGAACGAGATGGTGCAGATGGGCATCCTCGATCCCAAGCTGGCGATCCTCGACGAGACTGACAGCGGCCTCGACATCGATGCGCTGAAGATCGTTGGCGCGGGGATCAATGCGATCATGCGCAAGCCGGATCGCGCCGTGTTGCTGATCACCCATTATCAGCGACTGCTGGATTATGTGCAGCCGGACTTCGTGCACGTGCTGGCGGGCGGTCGTATCGTGAAGAGCGGTGGGCCGGAACTGGCGCTGGAGCTTGAGCGGGAGGGCTACGCCGATGTGGTCGGTGCCGGGGTACTGGCGGCGTGAACTTGGCTGTGCTCCCAACGCGACGTGACGAAGCGTGGCGCTACAGCGATCTGGATGCCGTGGCGAAGGCGTGGCCCGCTGCGCCAGCGACGCAGATTAGTGTCACCGCGGGTGAGACTGAGCATCACTATCTGCTGCAGGATGCAGCCGATGGCGCGAGCGCGATCCATGACTATGAGATCAGCGTTGCGGACGGGGCGGCCTGCCACTTTCATGTGCTCAACATCGGTGGGGCACTGGGACGAGTGACGCTGAACGTCACGCTCGGCGCGGCCGCGCATTTCGCGCTGGGCGGCGCGATCATCGGCGGCGACACGCAGACGCTGGAGATCGTCACCACGCTCACCCATGCGCAGCCCAATGCGACGAGCGAACAGGTGATCCGGTCGATCCTCGCAGGCCGCGCGACGGGCACATATATGGGCAAGATTACCGTGGCGCGCGGCGCGCAGAAGACCGACGCGGCGCAATCGGTAAAGGCGATGCTGCTGGATCGCACCGCGACCGCCAATGCGAAGCCCGAGCTGGAGATCTACGCGGACGACGTGAAGTGCGCGCATGGCGCGACCGTGGGCGAACTGGACAAGAACGCGCTGTTCTACATGGCCTCGCGCGGCATGGACCCGGCGACGGCACGCACCCTGTTGCTGCAATCGTTCATCGCGGGCGTGTTCGACAGCGTTGAGGATGAAGCCGTGCGTGAAACACTGGAGGCTGCGGCTCTGGCGAAACTGGAGAGGTTGACGTGAACCAAGCCTCGTCATCACCGTTCGGGCTGAGTTTGTCGAAGCCCTCGCCTGAGGTTGTCGAAGGCACGGACGCCTCACTGCGTTCGGGCGAACCCTTCGACAAGCTCAGGACGAACGGAACGAAAAGTTTTCGTCAGGACTTCCCCGGCGTTCTCGACTGGCATTATCTCGACACCGCCGCGACAGCGCAGAAGCCAAGGCAAGTGATCGACGCTATCGCGCGTGCATATGGCGAGGATTACGCAACCGTCCACCGCGGCGTCTATGCGCGGTCCGCCAACATGACGCTTGGCTATGAAGCGGGGCGGCGCAAGGTTGCGGGCTTCCTAGGCGCGAAGTCCGACAGCGAAATCGTATTCACGCGCGGGGCGACCGAAGGCATCAACCTGGTCGCGCAAAGCTGGGGTGGCGCAAACCTGAAATCCGGTGATCGCATCCTGCTTTCGATGCTGGAGCATCACAGCAACATCGTGCCATGGCAGATGATCGCGGGTAAGGTCGGGGCGAGTATCGATGTGATCCCGCTGACCGAGGACGGCCAAATCGATCTCGACGCGATGGAGCGCATGATTACGCCCGCGCACAAGATCGTGGCGCTGGCCCATGTCTCCAACGTCCTGGGATCGGTGCTCGACGGTCGCCGCGCCGCAGACATTACGCACGCTGCCGGGGCAAAGCTGCTGCTTGACGGATGTCAGGCAGTGCCCCGCCTCAAAGTCGATGTGCAGGCGCTGGACTGCGACTTCTACGTCATGTCCGCGCACAAGCTATATGGCCCGACCGGGATCGGGGCGCTGTGGGCGCGGCAGGAGATACTCGACGCGATGCCACCGTGGCAGGGCGGCGGCTCCATGATCGACAAGGTGACGTTCGAGGAGACAACGTACGCGCCTGCGCCGACACGGTTTGAGGCAGGTACACCGCATATCGTCGGTGTGGCGGGGCTGGCTGCGGCGATCGACTATGTGGAGGCGATCGGTCTCGAAACGATCCATGCGCATGAGTGCAAGCTAGTCGGGTTAGCCCGTGACGCTTTGCACGGATTGAATTCAGTGCGGGTCTTTGGTCCCGAAACTTCCGCTGGCATCCTCAGCTTCGAAGTTGAGGGGGTGCATCCGCATGACGTCGGCACCATATTGGATGAAGAAGGCGTGGCAATCCGCGCCGGGCATCACTGCGCGCAGCCTTTGATGCGCGCGCTGGGTGTAGAAGCGACGGCGCGGGCCAGCTTTGGCATTTATAATGACGAAGGCGATGTCGCGGCACTGGTGCGAGGCATTGAACGAGTAAGGAAGATCTTCGGATGAGCGAAGAAGTGAAGATTGCGGTGGAGGAAGTGAACGCGGTCGTGCCGCCGCCCAAGGCGCGCGTCGACGAAGCCGAGACTTCCGGCGAGCGCAGGCGTGATTATCTGGACGGTTTCCTTGCCGCCAAACCTGACGAATTGACGCAGGGCGAGCCGGGCGGCAGCGTCTATGATGGGATCATCGATGCGCTCAAAGACATCTATGATCCGGAAATCCCGGTGAACATCTATGATCTCGGGCTAATCTACGGCGTCGATGTGACGGAGGACGGTCATGCGGTCGTCACCATGACTCTCACAACGCCGCATTGTCCGGTTGCGGAATCGATGCCGGGCGAAGTCGAACTGCGCGTCGGCGCGGTGCCCGGTGTAGGTGACGCCGAGGTGAACCTCGTATGGGATCCACCATGGGACCCGGCGAAAATGAGCGACGATGCAAAGCTCGAACTGGGGATGCTATGATGTCCACCGAAGTCAAAACGCGCGTTCGTCCTGCGGCCGTCATCCTGACGCCCAATGCGGAGAAGCGCATCGCAGACCTTATGGCGAAAGCGCCCGAAGGCACCATCGGCGTTAAGCTCTCGACGCCGCGCCGCGGCTGCTCGGGCCTGGCCTATTCGGTCGATTATGTAAGCGAAGAAGCCAAGTTCGACGAGAAGATCGAGACGCCGGGCGGCACCTTCTACATCGACGGCGGATCGGTGCTGTATCTGATCGGATCGACGATGGACTGGGTGGAAGACGATTTTACCGCGGGGTTCGTCTTCAACAATCCCAATGCCAAGGGTAGCTGCGGCTGCGGGGAAAGCTTCACCATCTAATCCTTGCCCTTACGGCGGACGATGACTAGGCACCCGCCATGCGCGCAGATTTCGCCCATATCGACACCTGGATCTTCGATCTGGATAATACGCTGTATCCGGCGAAATCCGACTTGTTCGGGCTTATCGACATCAAAATGGGCGAGTTCATTCAGACTCTGCTCGGGTGCGATCCGGTGGAGGCTCGCCGTGTGCAGAAGGGGTATTTCCTCGAGCATGGAACCACGCTGGCGGGGTTGATGCGGGACCATGCGGTCGAGCCGCGCACATTTCTCGATTACGTACACGACATTTCACTCGACCGGCTGATGATGGATCATGCGCTGATCGACAATATCGCGGCGCTGCCAGGTCGGCGCCTGATCTTCACCAATGGCGATGCCGCCTATGCGGGACGCGTGCTCGCCAAGCTGGGCCTAGCCGACGCCTTCGAATTGATACACGACATCCATGCCTGCGCCTATGTGCCCAAGCCCGATCCAGCCGGATATGCCGCGCTGTGTGAGATCCATGACGTCGATCCCAGATGCAGCGTGTTCTTCGAGGACATGGCCCGCAACCTGAAGCCTGCCAAGGCGATCGGCATGACGACCGTATGGGTCAACAACGGATCGGAAGCCGGCAATGTGGATGCCCATGCCGACTTCATCGACTATGAAACCGACCATCTGACGCCGTTTCTGGCGAACATCATTGGGGACTGACATGACCGACGCACTGATTGCCACCATCGATTCCGCGTGGGATGCGCGCGCCGACGTCGGCGTCGTCACCCAAGGTAACGTGCGCGACGCGGTGGTCGAAGCACTCCGGCTGCTGGACGCAGGCGAAGCACGGGTAGCCGAACCCACGGCCGATGGCTGGCAGGTGAATCAGTGGCTCAAGAAGGCGGTTCTGCTGTCCTTCCGCCTCAATGACAATGCGCTGATCCCCGGCGGACCCGGTGGCGCTTTTTGGTGGGACAAGGTGCCGAGCAAATTCGATGGCTGGGACGAAGCGCGGTTCCGTGCCGCCGGTTTCCGGGCCGTTCCCGGCGCATTCGCCCGCGGCGGTTCTTTCATTGCGAAGAACGTGGTGCTGATGCCAAGCTTCGTCAACATCGGTGCGTTCGTCGATGAAGGCACGATGGTCGACACCTGGGTGACGGTCGGAAGCTGCGCGCAGATCGGCAAGAACGTGCATCTGTCGGGCGGCGTTGGCATCGGCGGCGTGCTGGAGCCCTTGCAGGCCGACCCCGTCATCATCGAGGACGATTGCTTCATCGGCGCGCGATCCGAAGTGGTCGAGGGCGTGAGGATCGGCAAGGGATCGGTACTGTCGATGGGCGTGTTCATCACCAAGACGACCAAGATCGTCGATCGTACAACCGGCGAGATCTTTGTGGGTGAAGTGCCGCCCTATTCGGTGGTCGTGCCCGGATCATTACCCGGCAAGCCGCTCCCCGATGGCACGCCCGGTCCGAACCTCTCCTGCGCCGTAATCGTCAAGCGCGTTGATGCTCAGACGCGTTCCAAAACGGCCATCAACGAATTGCTGCGGGACTAAGCTTAACGGAAGAGGCCTCGGCTCCGTAGATACCGTTCGGTGCGTTCTGTCAGGCGCGGCAACATCAATATGCGTTTGAGTACTACAGCAGGCGGGGCATTAGGGGGGGCCGCCGCCGCCCGCGCAGCTTGCGCCCAATGGCGGCGTGCGGCTTCAATATCATCGGCGGCGGCGTAGGCGGCCGCCATGGTCAATTCATAGGGTGCTTTGCGGAACCCTTCGGCAACCGGGATGCGGAGGGCGAAACGAAGCGCCGCCTCCCCTTCCCCGCGCTCGCTCATGCCTATCACCATCGGCATAGCAGTGACGGCAGGCAAGGTGTTATCCAGTTCCCATGCCCGCCGCAGCGTGGCCTCGTAACCTGCGTCGCCACATTGAAACATATACAGGCCAGCGCGTGCATAGGCGTACCCATCATAAGGGTTGCGGTCCAAAGCTTCAGTTGCACTTGCGTTGCCGAGATCGCACATGTTGTTGATATAAGCGGCCAGTGCCATCGCCATCGACGCATCGGCCGAATAGGGATCGGCATCCATCGCGCGACGGGCAAGAACCAGCGCTTCGCTTCTAACATTTGCCACCTGTTCCGGATGCTCGGCAGCCTCCCGCAATCGAGTCATCATCTTTGCAGCGATAGCCGGAGCATTGCCGGGGTCTTGCTTTAGCGTCAGATCGAGGCACGCCTTGACAGGCGCTGCCAGAGCGGCTGCGTTCCCCATGTAATATTCGGAATATCGCATCATACAGGGGAAGCCAGGGGAGAAATTACCCGCAAGAGCGCGACGTTCACGCGAACCGATCACGCCAAATGGCGACATGATGGCATTGATCGAAGGGCCAAGCGCGTCCACAAAGGATGTCACTTTCGCCAGCTCCAGTCGCCGCGACCATATCTGCGTCGTGTTCCGATGATTCCAGAGAGTTAAGTAAAGCAACTTGCGTTCGGCGCCGACCAGCGTGCCGGTCAAGCGGTATTCTCCGGCCGCTTCACGAGTAGAGGGCACGGACATGCCCACCGTGCGAACATTGAAGGTCCATGTCCGGTGGAGCGCGTCACCCAAGATACGGTCAATGCGCTGCGCAAGAACCTTGTCAGCACCTTCGACGGTCGCGACCGGTTCGACATCCATCACTGGCGGAGGAACCAGCATCTGGCTTTGGCGCACAGGCGTTGCATTTTGCACGGCGGGAGCCTTGGAAGGCGCAAAAACGTGAATCAACAAGGCAATCGCCGCCACCACAGCGACTATTCCCGTCAACACCATAAGCCATTTTCTGGAGAATGGGCCGTGTATTGCGGAATGGCCGACGGGTCTCCCGGTCCCCAGAGGCGGCATTGCATCGGATTGCGAAGCTGGCGTCCAGTGCACACGGTAACTGCCGTTCGGAATGGAGACCCGAACCGAGCAGTCGCCTTCCCCTTTTTCTATATAGAAGGTCTCGATCATCCGGCGCAGACGACCGACTTGAACCCGGGGATAGCTATCCACTTGAGCATCAAAGTCTGGACCTTTGCCCAATCCGTCAACCGCAACACCATAGGCTTTCAGATCGTCGCCCCGCCCGGCCAACGTCTCTGCTGCGAGGAATTTCAACAATCGCCGCATGACCGGCGCACGTTGAAAGGCAGCGCTGCCACATATTCGTTCGACTTCCCGATCGCAGTGTTGCAGCGCCGGAATGGGACAAGCATCGCTTCCCGGCTGGAGCTTATGCGCCAACTTCATGAACCCCTGATTTGCTGACCCGGCTCGCTGAGAAGCAGCTATTCTGTGCTGCCTGCGGCTCATATTGTGATTAGCACCCCACCCCCGCTGCATGTTACCTGCCGCTTGTTACCGTGACATAGACAGATGAAACTTGCCGCACAACCTCCCTTGGGCGAGTTTTGGCCGGCGCATGGCTAAGTGCGTCGAAAAGTCGAATTGAGCAGATCGCCATCCTGTGATGCCCCACACGTCGCTGGGAGGCGAGGGACCTGTAACGTAGACACGCTTTGATTTGCTCCGATCCCCCCTCGGACATTCGTGTTTGCTGCCCGGAACGGACCTAGAGTGGCCCCACCTCCTCTATGTTTGGTCCGGGCACTTTTGTGTCTAGACACACCGACTATGATTCGCGGATCGAACATTGTGACTGGTTGGTTTCTGACCTGCCGCATATTACATGCCCTTCATGCCTCCTGATAATCCAACGACGTTGGTGTCGCGCACCGATGCCCCGCCTGCATGGGCAACGCTCCGCCGGTTCTTCGTCTACCTCTGGCCCGCCGATTCGCGTGCGTTGCGACTGCGCGTCGTGCTGGCGATGGTGCTGGTGGTGATGGCGAAGGCGACGGCGTTCGCAATGCCCTTCGCGTACAAGGCAGCGATCGATCGCATGGCGCCGGGTCTGGAACCGCTAGCTGGTCTCGCCATCGCGTTGGTGGGCGCTTATGCGCTGGCGCGGTTTGTGTCGGTAGTGTTCGACAATATCCGTAATGTCGTGTTCGAGCGCGTGGGCCAAGAAGCGACCCGACGGCTGGCCGAGCATGTGTTCGGGCATCTGCATCGCCTGTCGCTGCGTTTCCATCTGGACCGCAAGACCGGTGCAGTCACGAAGATCGTCGAGCGCGGCACGAAGAGCATCGACACGATGCTATACTTCCTCCTGTTCAACATCGCGCCTACGGTGCTGGAGCTGGCTGCGGTCTGCATCTATTTTCAAATCAAGTTCGGGTTCGGCATGGTGGCCGCGACGCTGGCCATGGTGGGACTATACATCTGGTTCACGCGGACAGTGACGGAGTGGCGCAACCAGTTGCGGCGGGACATGGTCGACCTCGATACCGGCGCGGTGGCCCATGCCGTGGACAGCCTGCTGAATTTCGAGACAGTGAAGTATTTCGGGGCCGAGGCGCGCGAGGCGGAGCGGTACGGCACCGCAATGCGGCGCTACGCGGCGGCGGCGGTCAAGTCGGAGAACAGCCTCGCCTGGCTCAATATCGGCCAGTCATTGATTACCAACCTGATGATGGCAGGTGCGATGGCCTATACTGTGTGGGGCTGGAGCCGGGGCACGTTCAGCACGGGTGACGTGGTGCTGGTGAATGGCTTGCTGACGCAATTGTTCCGGCCGCTCGACTTGCTCGGCATGGTCTATCGCACGATCCGGCAAGGGCTGATCGACATGGAGGCAATGTTCAAGCTGGTCGACACGCCGCAAGAGATTGTCGATGTGCCGGGCGCGCCCGCGCTGGATGTCAGGCAGGCCGAGGTGCGGTTCGAAAATGTAGTGTTCGGCTACGATCCTGAGCGCGAGATACTGCATGGGGTGAGCTTCACCATCCCGGCTGGCAAGACGCTGGCGATCGTTGGGCCATCAGGCGCGGGCAAATCCACCATCGCGCGGCTGCTGTTCCGCTTCTACGATATTCAGTCGGGGCGCATCCTGATCGACGGGCAGGACATTGCGGAGGTGCAGCAGGACAGTCTGCGCGCGGCGATCGGCATTGTGCCGCAGGACATGGTGCTGTTCAACGACACGGTGGGCTACAATATCGGCTATGGCCGCGCCGGGGCAAGCCGGGCGGAGATCGAGGCAGCGGCCAAGGGTGCGTCAATCCACGAATTCGTGCTGTCGCTGCCGGAGGGCTATGACACGCGCGTGGGGGAGCGTGGATTGAAGCTTTCGGGCGGTGAGAAGCAGCGCGTGGCGATTGCGCGGACCTTGGTTAAAAACCCGCCGATCCTGGTGCTGGACGAGGCGACCAGTGCTCTCGACAGCCGCACGGAGGAAGCGATTCAGGGCGTGCTGGGCGAGATCGCGCGGCGGCGGACCACAATCATCGTCGCGCACCGGCTCTCGACCGTGGTCGAGGCGGACGAGATCATCGTGCTGGACAGCGGACGAGTGCGGGAGCGAGGCACCCATGCGCAGTTGTTGCGGGCGGGCGACCTCTACGCGTCGATGTGGGCGCGGCAGGCACAGGAGCGGGAGACCGGCGAGAGTGAGGTTGTGGAGGCGTGAAGCCTCTCACCCCATTGCCCTGAGCGGACGGTGATTTGAGGCCGTTTCCCCTTTCCCCCAACCTTCACGCCCGCTAAGCCCCCCGCCAATGCCTCGCGATCCGCGCCAGCTTCTGCACGACATATTCGGCTTTCCCGCGTTCCGCGGCGTGCAGGAGCAGGTGGTCTCGCGCGTCATGGGTGGGCAACGAACGCTGGCGATCATGCCGACCGGAGCGGGCAAATCGCTCTGTTATCAGCTTCCGGCGGTGGCGTTCGACGGCTGCTGCGTGGTGGTGTCGCCGCTGATCGCGCTGATGCACGATCAATTACGAGCGGCGCAGGCAGTGGGCATTCGCGCCGCCAGCCTTACATCGGTGGATGCGGACTGGCGGGAGACACAGGACCGGCTGCGCAACGGTGATCTCGACCTCCTGTATGTCGCGCCTGAACGGGCAAGTGGCGAGGGCTTCCGTTCGCTGCTGCGCTCGGCAGAGATCGCCCTGTTCGCCATCGACGAGGCGCATTGCGTATCGGAATGGGGGCATGACTTCCGCCCGGATTATCGGCTGCTGCGGCCTTTACTCGACGAAT encodes:
- a CDS encoding SUF system Fe-S cluster assembly regulator gives rise to the protein MRLSSLADYAIVVMSAAARAADDARLSATDIAVQTGVPLPTAQKLLGRLAAAGLLESARGTGGGFALARSADRISLADIVEAVEGPIAMTACVEESAARHDCALESSCRVRPHWGAVNGAIRGALAGVSLNSLSREAV
- the sufB gene encoding Fe-S cluster assembly protein SufB; this translates as MTEDITTVRNAEAQEAVDRASTYEFGWASDIEQDFAPKGLNEDTVRFISAKKNEPQWMLDWRLKAFAMWQKMTPPDWAKLNVPPIDYQDAYYYAAPKAKPELNSLDEVDPEILRTYEKLGIPIAEQEMLAGVKGSRKIAVDAVFDSVSVATTFRKELEEAGVIFRSISEAVREYPELVKAWLGKIVPMHDNYFATLNCAVFSDGTFVYIPEGVRCPMELSTYFRINAENTGQFERTLIIAEKGSYVSYLEGCTAPMRDENQLHAAVVELVALDDAEIKYSTVQNWYPGDADGKGGIYNFVTKRGLCQGKNSKISWTQVETGSAITWKYPSCVLAGENSVGEFYSVALTNNMQQADTGTKMIHLGKGSRSTIVSKGISAGRSNNTYRGLVRVGATAEGVRNFTQCDSLLLGDQCGAHTVPYIEVKNPSAQIEHEATTSKISDDQLFYAMQRGLDTESAVSLIVNGFAKEVLQQLPMEFAVEAQKLLGISLEGSVG
- the sufC gene encoding Fe-S cluster assembly ATPase SufC, coding for MLRINNLTNAIDGKAILKGLSLTLNAGEIHAIMGPNGAGKSTLAYTLGGRPGYEVTGGSATFEGADLLDMDPHERAAAGLFLGFQYPVEIPGVSNLQFLRESLNSQRKARGQAPLSGGEFIKLAKEKAALLGLDMEMLKRPVNVGFSGGEKKRNEMVQMGILDPKLAILDETDSGLDIDALKIVGAGINAIMRKPDRAVLLITHYQRLLDYVQPDFVHVLAGGRIVKSGGPELALELEREGYADVVGAGVLAA
- a CDS encoding SufD family Fe-S cluster assembly protein, encoding MNLAVLPTRRDEAWRYSDLDAVAKAWPAAPATQISVTAGETEHHYLLQDAADGASAIHDYEISVADGAACHFHVLNIGGALGRVTLNVTLGAAAHFALGGAIIGGDTQTLEIVTTLTHAQPNATSEQVIRSILAGRATGTYMGKITVARGAQKTDAAQSVKAMLLDRTATANAKPELEIYADDVKCAHGATVGELDKNALFYMASRGMDPATARTLLLQSFIAGVFDSVEDEAVRETLEAAALAKLERLT
- a CDS encoding cysteine desulfurase produces the protein MRSGEPFDKLRTNGTKSFRQDFPGVLDWHYLDTAATAQKPRQVIDAIARAYGEDYATVHRGVYARSANMTLGYEAGRRKVAGFLGAKSDSEIVFTRGATEGINLVAQSWGGANLKSGDRILLSMLEHHSNIVPWQMIAGKVGASIDVIPLTEDGQIDLDAMERMITPAHKIVALAHVSNVLGSVLDGRRAADITHAAGAKLLLDGCQAVPRLKVDVQALDCDFYVMSAHKLYGPTGIGALWARQEILDAMPPWQGGGSMIDKVTFEETTYAPAPTRFEAGTPHIVGVAGLAAAIDYVEAIGLETIHAHECKLVGLARDALHGLNSVRVFGPETSAGILSFEVEGVHPHDVGTILDEEGVAIRAGHHCAQPLMRALGVEATARASFGIYNDEGDVAALVRGIERVRKIFG
- a CDS encoding SUF system Fe-S cluster assembly protein; the protein is MSEEVKIAVEEVNAVVPPPKARVDEAETSGERRRDYLDGFLAAKPDELTQGEPGGSVYDGIIDALKDIYDPEIPVNIYDLGLIYGVDVTEDGHAVVTMTLTTPHCPVAESMPGEVELRVGAVPGVGDAEVNLVWDPPWDPAKMSDDAKLELGML
- a CDS encoding HesB/IscA family protein, which gives rise to MSTEVKTRVRPAAVILTPNAEKRIADLMAKAPEGTIGVKLSTPRRGCSGLAYSVDYVSEEAKFDEKIETPGGTFYIDGGSVLYLIGSTMDWVEDDFTAGFVFNNPNAKGSCGCGESFTI
- a CDS encoding pyrimidine 5'-nucleotidase; the encoded protein is MRADFAHIDTWIFDLDNTLYPAKSDLFGLIDIKMGEFIQTLLGCDPVEARRVQKGYFLEHGTTLAGLMRDHAVEPRTFLDYVHDISLDRLMMDHALIDNIAALPGRRLIFTNGDAAYAGRVLAKLGLADAFELIHDIHACAYVPKPDPAGYAALCEIHDVDPRCSVFFEDMARNLKPAKAIGMTTVWVNNGSEAGNVDAHADFIDYETDHLTPFLANIIGD
- the dapD gene encoding 2,3,4,5-tetrahydropyridine-2,6-dicarboxylate N-succinyltransferase; this encodes MTDALIATIDSAWDARADVGVVTQGNVRDAVVEALRLLDAGEARVAEPTADGWQVNQWLKKAVLLSFRLNDNALIPGGPGGAFWWDKVPSKFDGWDEARFRAAGFRAVPGAFARGGSFIAKNVVLMPSFVNIGAFVDEGTMVDTWVTVGSCAQIGKNVHLSGGVGIGGVLEPLQADPVIIEDDCFIGARSEVVEGVRIGKGSVLSMGVFITKTTKIVDRTTGEIFVGEVPPYSVVVPGSLPGKPLPDGTPGPNLSCAVIVKRVDAQTRSKTAINELLRD
- a CDS encoding tetratricopeptide repeat protein, producing MKLAHKLQPGSDACPIPALQHCDREVERICGSAAFQRAPVMRRLLKFLAAETLAGRGDDLKAYGVAVDGLGKGPDFDAQVDSYPRVQVGRLRRMIETFYIEKGEGDCSVRVSIPNGSYRVHWTPASQSDAMPPLGTGRPVGHSAIHGPFSRKWLMVLTGIVAVVAAIALLIHVFAPSKAPAVQNATPVRQSQMLVPPPVMDVEPVATVEGADKVLAQRIDRILGDALHRTWTFNVRTVGMSVPSTREAAGEYRLTGTLVGAERKLLYLTLWNHRNTTQIWSRRLELAKVTSFVDALGPSINAIMSPFGVIGSRERRALAGNFSPGFPCMMRYSEYYMGNAAALAAPVKACLDLTLKQDPGNAPAIAAKMMTRLREAAEHPEQVANVRSEALVLARRAMDADPYSADASMAMALAAYINNMCDLGNASATEALDRNPYDGYAYARAGLYMFQCGDAGYEATLRRAWELDNTLPAVTAMPMVIGMSERGEGEAALRFALRIPVAEGFRKAPYELTMAAAYAAADDIEAARRHWAQAARAAAAPPNAPPAVVLKRILMLPRLTERTERYLRSRGLFR
- a CDS encoding ABCB family ABC transporter ATP-binding protein/permease, translated to MPPDNPTTLVSRTDAPPAWATLRRFFVYLWPADSRALRLRVVLAMVLVVMAKATAFAMPFAYKAAIDRMAPGLEPLAGLAIALVGAYALARFVSVVFDNIRNVVFERVGQEATRRLAEHVFGHLHRLSLRFHLDRKTGAVTKIVERGTKSIDTMLYFLLFNIAPTVLELAAVCIYFQIKFGFGMVAATLAMVGLYIWFTRTVTEWRNQLRRDMVDLDTGAVAHAVDSLLNFETVKYFGAEAREAERYGTAMRRYAAAAVKSENSLAWLNIGQSLITNLMMAGAMAYTVWGWSRGTFSTGDVVLVNGLLTQLFRPLDLLGMVYRTIRQGLIDMEAMFKLVDTPQEIVDVPGAPALDVRQAEVRFENVVFGYDPEREILHGVSFTIPAGKTLAIVGPSGAGKSTIARLLFRFYDIQSGRILIDGQDIAEVQQDSLRAAIGIVPQDMVLFNDTVGYNIGYGRAGASRAEIEAAAKGASIHEFVLSLPEGYDTRVGERGLKLSGGEKQRVAIARTLVKNPPILVLDEATSALDSRTEEAIQGVLGEIARRRTTIIVAHRLSTVVEADEIIVLDSGRVRERGTHAQLLRAGDLYASMWARQAQERETGESEVVEA